The genomic region TCTATATTTTTCAGTAAATCATTTCCCATGTTGCATTTTACTGGATTTTTCCCACCCGCAATATGAATATCGCGACTGAGGTGAATTTTGGTGAATTTTTCATACCAAAactaaaccagttgagaaccactgctttaCACAATTATATTATGTTCATAGCTGAAAGTAAAGGTGCAGCCCTTGGTTGTTTTATTCATTGACTTAAAGGAATCATTTAAGTACTTATGTCATGTGGTGGTTGGGGAAAAGAGCTGGATGTTTAGCATACAACTCTTTCCTTTTATCTTAGTTCAATTTGACAAggtaaataaaatgaaataaaaaNNNNNNNNNNNNNNNNNNNNNNNNNNNNNNNNNNNNNNNNNNNNNNNNNNNNNNNNNNNNNNNNNNNNNNNNNNNNNNNNNNNNNNNNNNNNNNNNNNNNNNNNNNNNNNNNNNNNNNNNNNNNNNNNNNNNNNNNNNNNNNNNNNNNNNNNNNNNNNNNNNNNNNNNNNNNNNNNNNNNNNNNNNNNNNNNNNNNNNNNNNNNNNNNNNNNNNNNNNNNNNNNNNNNNNNNNNNNNNNNNNNNNNNNNNNNNNNNNNNNNNNNNNNNNNNNNNNNNNNNNNNNNNNNNNNNNNNNNNNNNNNNNNNNNNNNNNNNNNNNNNNNNNNNNNNNNNNNNNNNNNNNNNNNNNNNNNNNNNNNNNNNNNNNNNNNNNNNNNNNNNNNNNNNNNNNNNNNNNNNNNNNNNNNNNNNNNNNNNNNNNNNNNNNNNNNNNNNNNNNNNNNNNNNNNNNNNNNNNNNNNNNNNNNNNNNNNNNNNNNNNNNNNNNNNNNNNNNNNNNttttatttcattttatttaccTTGTCAAATTGAACTAAGATAAAAGGAAAGAGTTGTATGCTAAACATCCAGCTCTTTTCCCCAACCACCACATGACATAAGTACTTAAATGATTCCTTTAAGTCAATGAAAAAAACAACCAAGGGCTGCACCTTTACTTTCAGCTATGAACATAATATAATTGTGtaaagcagtggttctcaactggtttagtTTTGGTATGAAAAATTCACCAAAATTCACCTCAGTCGCGATATTCATATTGCGGGTGGGAAAAATCCAGTAAAATGCAACATGGGAAATGATTTACTGAAAAATATAGAAatgcaacatataaagtgttggtccaatgtttcatgagctgaaataaaagttacCAGAAATCTTccttatgcacaaaaagcttatttctctcaaattttgtgcacaaatttgtttatatccctgttagtgagcatttctcctttgccaagataatccatctacccgacaggtgtggcgtatcaagaggctgattaaacagcatcattacacagctgcaccttgtgcAGGGGGAGATAAAAaggcactctaaaatgtgcagttttgtcacacaacacaatgacacagatgtctcaagttttgagggagtgtgcaattggcatgctgactgcaggaatgtccaccagagctgttgccagataattaaatgttactttttctaccataagccacatccaacgtcattttagagaatttggaagcacatccaaccggcctcacaaccgcagaccacgtgaaaccactcaagcccaggacctccacatatggcttcttcacctgcgggatcatctgaaaccagccacccggAGAGCTGtggaaactgaggagtatttctgtctgtaataacagttgtaataaaagtaataatgcccttttgtggggaaaaactaattctgattggctgggcctcgctccccagtgggtgggcctatgccctcccaagcccactcatggctgcgcccctgctcctgcccctgccctttatatttttgttcagtacttaatgctgtattgatatgtagcagttacagtaccttcggaaagtattcagaccccttgactttgtccacattttgttacgttacagccttattctaaaattgattaaataaaaacaatcctcagcaatctccacacaatatcccatattaACAAAGCGAAATGTATtatataaaaacagaaatatcacatttacataagtattcaggccctttgctatgagactcgaaattgagctcaggtgcatcctgtttccgttgatcatccttgagatgtttctgcaatttgattggattccacctgtggtaaattcaattgattggacattatttggaaaggcacacacctgtctttataatgtcccacagttgacagtgcatgtcagagcaaaaaccaagccattaggtcgaaagaattgtctgtagagcgccgagacaggattgtgtcggggtacagatctggggaatggtacccaaacatttctgcagcatttatgGTCCcgaagaatacagtggcctccatcattcttaaattgaagaagtttggaaccaccaagacttcctagagttggccgcccggtcaaagtgagcaatcgggggagaagggccttggtcagggaggtgacccaatggtcactctgacagtgctctagagttcttctgtggagatgggagaaccttccagaaggacaaccatctctgcagcactccaccaatcaggcctttatggtagtgggcAGATGGAAGCCacgcctcagtaaaaggcacatgacagcccacttggagtttaccaaaaggcacctcaagactctcagaccatgagaaacaagattctctggtctgatgagaccaagattcaagtctttggcctgaatgccaaccgtCATGTTGgaaggaaacctgtcaccatccccaaggtgaagcatggtggtggcagcatcatgctgtgggggtaaTCAAATAgttacccagactatctgcattgaccattTTTTACACTGACTTTATGCccatacactggactctacccacacactcacacatgcatacactgacaccccaacacgtGCACACatgcatatgtaacggatgtgaaatggctagctagttagcgggtacgcgctaatagcgtttcctagaagtagtgtttccccttgctctgcaagggccgcggcctttgtggagcaatgggtaacgatgcttcgtgggcgaccgttgttgtgTGCAGAGGTTCGCGCccggggacggtttaaagttatactgttacacatactgACGCCatacacacattgacacacactttcacactcaccacatacgctgctgctactgtcgtatctatcctgttgcctagtcactttacccctacctatatgtacataaatacttcaattaccttgtacccctgcacatcgactcggtaccgctacttccggtatatagccatgctatattTACTTGTTATTGTTCCTTGTGTCACTATTTTACTttgtatctttaactctgcattgctgGAAAATGACCCGTAaattagcatttcactgttagtctacaactGTTGCATACAAAGCATGacaaattttattttattagaaAGAAACTGACTCTGCACACTGTGCTACAATGTGAATGGGTAGGCTACTTGGGGAGTGAACTGTACTGGCCTCACAGGTCAGGTCTATGCTTAATTTTTGCCTTCCAGTTTATAGAATGAGAAGCGGCAGGACTTTGATAAGTGTAGCACTTAATGAAAGGACTAAGTGTGTATTGACATCTAGTTCCGCTTGCTAGGATACATTTATTGGACTCTGCCGACACCTAGTGTGTGACTGGTGTCTTGCTCAGAAGCACGAGAGGCTTCCACGTCATCTTTACTGGCGTGGTGTTTATAACACATAGACCAGGAAATTGCATTTTTTGTCAACTCACGAAGCATGAAAAGTAGCTAGTTGGAGCTGTGGTGACATTGAAACGCATAATTAGAGGACTATAGAGTCACCAATACGTTTAGAAATGGATGACGATGTTACCATTGAGGACGAAGGTGGACCAGAAATACAGAAGACAACCCTTGGAAACCAGGATTTAAGTTTCCTGCACCAAACTGGTAAATTGGCTAGCTAATATCAGCTGCACATCTGTCCGTTTTCTGGCTTGTTTACCAAGCCTAGCTAGCCTGGCTAGATATCCTTCAAAGACTAAAGCTAATAatgcagctagctaacgttgtagCAGTGGTTGTAACTATTTTAGCTAGTGTAGGCTAAGatggctagctacagtagctcgcTAGCAAAATAACTAGATACAGAGACGCCTCATTCATTGACAGGGCTGCCAACTTTTGAAGAAAGCTTAGAGTTATATTTGCTATGTGAATTTCATTTCCCCTGGCAGACTCCTAGATGGGAGAACATTTTACTGTTTTAAAGctctttcctgcaattctacgtaTTTTGACATGGCTTAGGCCtatgaccagggtaacataacacCGGTCAGGTGTATTCAGGAATCTGGATGCTTAGAAAATTGAATGAACACTCAACATTTTACGACTTTGTTACTTTGAGATTTTGAGGGGCTGAAATGTAAAGTTTTTTTAATTGTTTGACACTATTCAGACAGTAATGAGATGGGGACACAGGCAAATGTGAGACAGTGGGGAGATTGGAAGCAGGGATTGATCACTGTTTTCAGGTGGAAAGTACGGGAGTGTTACCACTACACCAAAGCTTTGCACAGGAAATTCAAATGTTGATGGCAGTGGGTAACCAAATCCTAGATGGTAgtctccttgtccatagactgcctTCAAGATAAGGACACAAACGTTTTCagtattttgtaatttgggtgaattctCTTTAAAATGGGTCTGGAAGAAATTCCTGCTTGTTCACCAGGAGGGTTGGCGGTCCATGTGCTTATGGATAATTCATATTTCCTTTCATCTCGGCAAGGTCAAATGAGGAAATTAATAATTTTATAATTTTTCAAGATGCTTTGTTTCCCAAGTGCTGGGTCTTTTGAATATGTTCTTATTATAACAATTCATTTCTCAATCACCCAACCTTCAAGGAAACATCTAATAAATATCAATATGGGTTCTGGCCATCATCTTACTCTATGTAGACAAAATATGATGCGTTTATGAGTTGAGTCTCCCTACCATCTCTGCCTAGCATGTGCACAATACTAGAATGTGAAATGTATTTGATTCCTGGAGCATTTCATAGCAATGCTTTTTTTTGTATGATCTATTCAAAACTGTCCATGAATGGCTGCAAAAATACATAGCCTCGTACAATTCATTTTCAAAGACCCAAGTAGTCATATCAGATTTTGAATCTGTGATTACACTGGCAACATTGGGAAGAAGTGGAATAATAAAATACGTGTTGGGAATAACAGTAGTGTTATTGCTGACATCACATTCATTACCCTGTATTTTAGCCCATTGTTAAGAATGAGAATTTTTACACTGATCagactaaataaagtaaataGATAATCAAATCACCTGAAAACAAGATTACATTAATctgcccctacaccctaaccaaaTAGGTGTTTTATTTATTGTCCCCCCTCTAGAATCAAATGTACACATTTGGGTTCACAATCTGTTAGACACCTTTTTTTGTATCGATCCAAATCAGCTCACCCTACCAAACCTCCCTGCTAAAACATACTGTAGGTCTGTCTGCTGCCTTTTCGTTGTCACAGCCTAAATGTCAATACTCAGGGCTGGCTCTAGCCTTTTGAGAACCCTAAGCAAGATTTGATTGGGGGGGCCCTCCACATCGCgtgaaaacatttaaaacattttagtggTTCCCCTTTTGATGTTGGAGAAAGAAATGTAGTGTTTTAAGTTacgttcctgcaattctacacattttgccaaggGCCGCAGAGCGAATGTTGCCGctttaaagcaagttttctgcaattctacgcTTTGGTAAGGAGAGAACTTTGCAATGTTTacaacacatttcatgcaattctaatcACTTTGCCATGGGACAGAGAAAAAATTTGCAGTTTCacagcttatttcctgcaatttctacccattttgccatggAGTGGATCAACATTTCtttcctgcaattatacacattttgtaatgaattatgccatgttaatataatTTGAGTGTgcatgactaacaaaatcaataggtgccccctggaggtcagggcccatgGGCACGTTCTCTTCATGCCCGGTCCGTATTCGGCCAGGATTACTACTTGTTTAGATAGATTGGTTGGTAGTTAGCTTAAactaaaaattgttagctgacatggctaaaaGAGAAAAGCTACTGATGCACAAAAAATGTTGAAATTGCACCTGATGTATTCTACTGTTCTTACACTCAATAGTAAGTTGAGACCTcaacataatttcccttcctgtCCACAGTCGGACCATTGGTGGCAGAATATGGATGGTATCTGTTGTTCATGTGTGTGGGGGTCTACCTGGTGGTCCAGCACCTGAgcaagaggagagccagccagggacAGAGCAGCTCGGCTTCTGGAGCAGTGCAAGGTGAGTGGCCGTAACCAATAGTGTTTTATTTAACCAAGGAAGTCACTGAGTTTGACAAGTACATTTAGTCTCTTACGCAGACACACACCGTcagacacgcatgcacacacacgcacctaggACATGAGCGTTCTTGCTGCAGCTCCAACAATGCCATATTCTCAAGACAATGACAAGCTTGCTAAAGCAGAAACCAACTGGCACTCACAGGCTAGAGCCAGCTCTCATCCAGGCGACTGACACATCAGGAACAGAATCTCGGAATGCAATGGAATTAATGGAGTGAGTAATATCATccaatctttaaaaaaaaatctggcaGATCCCAATGCAGTGGTGAGGAGACAAGAGGCACTGGAGGCGTCCAGGAGAAGAATGCAGGAGGAGCTGGATGCCAAGGCGGCCCTCTTCAGGCTGAAACAACAACAGGTATAAAGTGACACCTTTCATATGGACGGACCGTGCATAGACCATGGACGGACCGTGCATAGACCATGGACGGACCGTGCATAGACCATGGACGGACCGTGCATAGACCATGGACGGACCGTGCATAGACCATGGACGGACCGTGCATAGACCATGGACGGACCGTGCATAGACCATGGACGGACCGTGCATAGACCATGGACGGACCGTGCATAGACCATGGACGGACCGTGCATAGACCATGGACGGACCGTGCATAGACCATGGCTTCTTAGCAacgagcaatttctcaagcaagaattttgctaggactgtctgggagtggtctgagttgggaggggaaaactatctgttattggcaaaggtttggaactctttcttattggcctATTAACTCATTTaacgcctggtgatgtcaccagacaGGCAAAACTCCGTCCCACCAaatcaggcggtcttttcaaacagctctcacactaaaagggcattatcatcgttttcacaatttcacagtattattctaacctcatagtgtggaaataaatATGTAAAGCACAGGTAagtcacgtttttgactgcactgggcctttaacacaGATCTGAAACCCCAGGCACCACAAACAAGTTTGCCCATTGTCCCTGCCAAATCTGATCTTGAAGACTTTTTGGTACTTGTCTTTTGTTTGCCGCGTGATagctggaggaggagaagagacaacAGAAAATTGAGATGTATGACAGCATGAAAGAGGGGAGGAGTTACAGAGGAAAAGCAAAGACAGCCCAGGTAAGCTGCCTTCTCTATCATAGGCCTAAGTAACATACATACCATATGccgtttagcagacgcttttatccaaagcgacttgcaTGCATACATTTCACATATGTGTGGGCCTGGGAATCGAacacacaaccctggcattgcaagcaccatgctctaccaactgattcatacaggaccaccataCATAAAATGCAAAGTAAATGCAGCATTTGATAGAAATTATGGATGAGTCAGGAGTTTTTTACGGGCAGGTCACGGGGTCAGAAAAATCTCTTGGCTGTGATAAGTCGTGATTAgcacccagagtttttcctgaccatgaAGAAACTGTCTCAGACATATTACATAAGTCGTAGATTTGTTCATGGGTTTCATGTAAGCACTTAGAGGTTTCTTGTCTGTAAATGAAAATAGctcattataattattattatgatGTAACATTTCAGAACACTGAAGAGGCCAGCACATCGACTACAGTGTTGAAACCAAAGACTGACAAGAAGCCCCTACGGAGCAGTGGTATGTTGACATATTTGATGATGAGAGCAGTATTGTAATTGGGGGCTTCCAGAGGTATGTTTGTAAAAGCTGGGAGGGTGTGTAAGCCATACAAAAAGGGGAGGGGTGTAATTACATTTTTATGATTGTATTTCCCTTGTGACCTAATAAAAAAACTATTGTTCATAAAATGTAAGACATCATGCTCACTCTTAAAGTAATTAAACGGGTTTTGAATCCTACTAGATTCGTTTCTGTATCCATGCAATGATGAGCAACTTTCATATTCATGCAAGGCACTAATCTTACTGTAAATAAAAAGCACTGCTATTCTTACTGAAACCTATTCAAAGTTTATACATTTAACATTTCCACCTGCAAATGGTGCCAAATATAAAGTACATACCAGTATTAACGAAGGAATGAAATCCACAAAAGAAAAACAATTGATCACTGCGCAACGCTGCAGAGTAGCATTGTACTGCAACTAGTTGGTCCTGCGAGTTGTGTACATCTGTCTGTATTACGATACAGGAAAACAGCAGATAATATTGCTAATGTTTTCTATTTCAAAAACATTAGCGATACAGAATGTCCATCCTTGCAACTGATGTTTTTTGGATTATGTTCCGGTAAGAAGCAGGATCCAAACAGTGTCTTTAAAAAGAAAATGGCTAAAATGTGACGTTGCTCCTTTAAGGAATAAGTAGTAGGTAGGTGGCGCTGgcgtcctccatctcctctctgtgCCAGTAACCTACATTCTGCCCTGCTGTGTGTATTTCAGGCTTTAATCCCCTGAGCGGAGAGGGAGGTGGATCCTGTGTGTGGAGACCAGGAAGGAGAGGGCCGTCAGCTGGCGGCGGATGAGGTTAAAGGAGGTCAGAGCCACAGGCTCAGGGTAGACATCTCCCCCTTAACCCGGATCTAGGATCAGAATACCCTACCGTCGTTCCTAACCTGAACTACTAGGAGGATGGAAGAAATATCTGACCCTGTAGCTGTGGCTAGGTGTGACTTGTGCCTACTCTGAGGCAACCTGTGAACTCTGATCTTTGACCTGTCCGAGACACACACTGACCTACTGAAGGAAGCTGCCAGCAATCTCAAAGCCCTCTTAGTTATTGATCTAAATCTATTTGTTATTTGTAACTCTCTGTGTTTGGGTTTAGGGATTGGTTTCACAACTGCGTTTTAGAACATGTTGCCTCAGTAATATAGCATTGTCAAAAAATACATTGTGTTGCCACATGATAACGATGAATCCTTTCTGTTTTAATGCCTTTGGACAACTTCAAACTAACCAGTGTTGAAAACGATTGTCTTGTTTCCACATTCAAATTTTGGCTTATTGAATCATCTTATTTCAGGACACCTGAGAAGGCCTTCTGAGTACGACAGTTTCTAATGATGCTATTCCTGTAAATGGCATCTGTGCCAGTGGGTTTGGCTGATGACTTTCAGTGTAACTGGTATGTGTGTTTTCTTGTCTTCTTTTGGGGTTGGCGTTTGTGTAAAGTTTCAAATGTGCGCTGCCTACCAAGGCTTCATGTTGCGAGAGTAGATGCTAGCCAGATGGCTTTAGTACTGCTGTGCACCGTACTGCTTTTTATACAATTACATAAATCAGATGTAACCGTTAGTCATTGTGTTATTTATTGGAATATCAATGATCATCAAGCAATTTTAGTTACTGAGAAATAAACTGACCTGCATCTTTTTATCACAATAAAGATATTATAGATAAATTGTCTACGTATCTGTGATGTTTGATGGGGAGGCTGACTGTGACGACACACAATAGAGTAATCATGCACCTGCCAGCTCCATATTGTCCACTAGGTGGCGGCAGTGTAATGTAAATGAAGCCACAATCATAACGGTATGGGTACAGATTTTCTAAACTGTATTGGGTAAGATCGCACTGATTTCTATGGCTGTCATAGACATTATTGTTGTAGTCTTGCTCTTAAATTGATAAGAATTTTATACAATCACTATAAACCTTATGTTAATTTTCTGCACACCATTTACATTAATTGAGTTATAGAGCATTTTGTGGTTGTCCTAGTCGATTATGAATTCTCAGAAATTGCGTTTTCATTTCACCATCAGTGCCGCATATTAACTCGGCTGACGTTTAATTTCAAGGTTCAACAATGCTTGTTCTGTACTTTTttgcctgtctgcctgcatgGTCTTTCACTTTCACCGGCTCATCACCAGGGCATTCTCAGTTTGTGATCAGACTTGCGCGTCAAATACTGGGAGGAAAAAAAAGCTGAGACCACTGCGTAATCACACACCCCAGCCAGTCAGGGCGCTCCTACGGAGTATCCACTAGGTCAAATCACACAGTTAAGCCGCGTTGCTACTAAGCGTTTTCGACATTCTCACAATGGCGAGGTAGTGGAAATAATGGGTTGGCTACGCGTCTCTGGGCGAAGAAGAAACCATACATTTTGTTGAAGGTCGCAGTTTTTTGTCATCTATTGATAGCGACGGAATGCTTGCTGTTTAGAAGGGCCACATGAAGAGAGGAGTGTACGTTCAGGTGGTGGGTTTATGGAGACTGCTACGTATGCAGCAGCCAGCTTACATCGGGACCAAAAGCGGGTTGGATAAGAAAGAGGCTTTCCTACCATGAGAGCGAGCTAACCCCGTTTTTTATGACGAGGGAGAAACAATTGAACCAATATTGCTTTACAAAGACGCTGTGTTGGCAACAGCGAGAATAGGCTACGAGGCAAATCGGAGTTGGGTCAAGTTTTGGGGAATGGCAGGTCGAAGCCGAAGAGCATGGTTTAGTGTTCTGTTGGGGCTGGTTGTCGGGTTCACCCTggcttccagactcatattaccGAAGGCTACGGAGCTGAAGAAATCCGGTCAGAAACGCAAGGCGAACCCAGCCGGTTGCGGGTTGAACGGGGGTCTGAGGAGAGAATACGGTGGGGTGTTATGGCCCCCGCAAGATAACGGATTTTCGGCGACCGAGAAGCCAGTTCCGAGGTCCAACAATTTCCTTTACGTCGGCGTCATGACTGCCCAGAAGTACCTGAATAACCGCGCCATCGCGGCACATAGGTAAGTTATGTGTAGAAATTGAAGGAATGTTGCTTTTTCTTTTTAACAAGATACCATTTTCCGCTATTAGTTTTCTGTCCCCGGTGTATCTGTACGCGTCAGTTCTTTTCATTCCTCTGCCCATTCTGAAATTGTCAGCCTACATTTTACATAGGCACCTAAAGATACATATTGTTGCTAGTTTTCTGCCAAATAGGGATACCGAATTTTAACAATGTTGCCTCTTAAGACTTATGCATAATTGTTGTAAATGTAATCGATACAAATGTTGCTAGTCGCCATTTAACAGTGTATCAATGCCATGTGTGGCTTTGGCCTGTATTATGATAGTCCTTTTTCTTGTGAGCTATTAAACACCTCATGTTCTGTAAGCTGTCAAGACAAAACCTTGTTGGATATAATACTATAGATGATATACAGTCACTACAACTTGTCCTAAGTGACATTTAGAAGTATTTGTTACAGGGTCTATGTTATAACATGCTCTCAACATTCACACCCACATTTACCCTACAAAAATCATACTTCACTAGGCAAACTCTTCTGTTCAGTTTTTCAGGCCTTTGCCAACTCTGAACACATTCACTTCACAATTGAGCTGTATCAGTCTGTGGTGATGGTTTTGCCATCAGATGAGCTGTATAGGCTCTTTGGTAGGCTAGTTTAATTTGATTGAGTAGGCAATGGCTCCATCCAAGATA from Salvelinus fontinalis isolate EN_2023a chromosome 35, ASM2944872v1, whole genome shotgun sequence harbors:
- the LOC129834794 gene encoding selenoprotein S-like — encoded protein: MDDDVTIEDEGGPEIQKTTLGNQDLSFLHQTVGPLVAEYGWYLLFMCVGVYLVVQHLSKRRASQGQSSSASGAVQDPNAVVRRQEALEASRRRMQEELDAKAALFRLKQQQLEEEKRQQKIEMYDSMKEGRSYRGKAKTAQNTEEASTSTTVLKPKTDKKPLRSSGFNPLSGEGGGSCVWRPGRRGPSAGGG